The genomic stretch ACCAGGCCGACGGCAGCGGCGCGCCACCGGCGTTCCCGGCGCTGAAGGGCAGTCCCATTGCAACCCAGGACATGGCGGCTCACATAGACATCGTTGTGAACGGCAAGTCCGGCACGGCCATGCAGGCTTTCGGCAACCAGCTGAGCGAAGTGGACCTGGCGGCGGTGATTACCTACGAGCGGAACGCCTGGGGTAACAACACCGGTGAAATGGTCACTCCGAAAGAAATTTTTGATTACAAGAACCAGCAGTAATCAACGCCAGATAACAGATATCACCAGCCACAATAAATGGCGGTAACGGGGGTTTTCATGAGTGCGGTTGCAGATACCCACGCCCAGGATCATCATCACGGCCCGGCAAAAGGCATCAGCCGCTGGCTGCTGACCACGAACCACAAGGATATCGGGACCATGTACCTGATATTCAGCTTTGCCATGTTCCTGTTGGGCGGGAGCATGGCCATGGTCATCCGGGCAGAACTCTTCCAGCCCGGGCTGCAAATCGTGCAGCCGGAATTCTTCAACCAGATGACCACGATGCATGGTCTGATCATGGTCTTTGGTGCGGTCATGCCGGCGTTTGTCGGCCTTGCCAACTGGATGCTGCCGCTGATGATCGGGGCCCCCGACATGGCGCTGCCCCGGATGAACAACTGGAGCTTCTGGTTGCTGCCCTGCGCCTTCCTGATTCTGGTTTCCACCCTGTTCATGGAAGGCGGCGGTCCCAACTTCGGCTGGACCTTCTACGCGCCCCTGTCCACAACCTACGGGCCGCCGAGCACGACCTTCTTCATCTTCGCGGTCCACATCATGGGTATCTCGTCGATCATGGGCGCGATCAACGTTATCGCTACCATCCTGAACCTCCGGGCGCCGGGCATGACCCTGATGAAGATGCCCCTGTTTGTCTGGACCTGGCTGATTACGGCGTTCCTGCTGATTGCGGTGATGCCGGTCCTGGCCGGTGTGGTGACCATGATGCTGATGGACATCAACTTCGGCACCAGCTTCTTTGACGCCTCCGGCGGCGGCGATCCGGTACTGTTCCAGCACGTGTTCTGGTTCTTCGGGCACCCGGAGGTATACATCATGATCCTCCCCGCCTTCGGGGCGGTCTCCCATATCATTCCGGCATTTTCCCGCAAACCCCTGTTTGGCTATGCCTCCATGGTCTATGCGGTCGGTGCCATTGCCCTGCTGTCTTTCGTGGTCTGGGCACACCACATGTTCACCGTTGGTATTCCCATCGTTGGCCAGCTGTTCTTCATGTACGCCACCATGCTGATTGCGGTGCCCACCGGGGTGAAGGTGTTCAACTGGGTGGCCACCATGTTCCGGGGTTCTCTCACCTTTGAGGCGCCCATGCTGTTTGCCGTGGCCTTCGTGATCCTGTTCACCATTGGAGGTTTTTCCGGTCTGATGCTGGCCATCGCGCCGGCTGACTTCCAGTACCACGATACCTATTTCGTGGTTGCCCACTTCCACTATGTGCTGGTGCCGGGTGCCATCTTCGGGATCTTCGCTTCGGCTTACTTCTGGCTGCCCAAGTGGACCGGGCACATGTATGACGAAACCCTGGCCAAGACCCATTTCTGGCTGTCTTTCGTTGGCATGAACCTGGCGTTCTTCCCGATGCACTTCCTGGGACTGGCAGGCATGCCACGCCGGATTCCGGATTACGCGCTGCAGTTCGCCGATTTCAACATGGTTTCCAGTGTGGGCGCATTCATGTTCGGTGCCACACAGCTGCTGTTCCTGTTTATCGTGGTCAAGTGCATCAGGGGTGGCAAAGAGGCGGCCGCCAAGCCCTGGGATGGTGCCGAAGGGCTTGAGTGGACCGTGCCCTCACCGGCGCCTTACCACACCTTCTCGACACCACCGGAAGTGAAGTAACCGGAGGCCGGCACCATGTCGAACCAGCAGGCAAACAAGGCAGGCGCATCCCGCAGCACCAACCGTGTTGTGGGTTGGTGCCTGGCCGGGGTAGTTGGCATGTTTGCCTTCGGCTTTGCCATGGTGCCTCTCTACGACGTGTTCTGTGAGATTACCGGGATAAACGGCAAAACCGGCGGGCGATACGAGTCCACCGAGGTGGCCGAAGCTGACATGAGCCGGACGGTAAAAGTTCAGTTTCTTGCGTCCAATGGACCGGGAATGACCTGGAAGTTTCGCCCGGTTGTGCGCTCCGTGGAAGTACATCCCGGAGAGCCGACGACGGTGAACTTCTATGCCGAGAACCCCACGGCCGAGCCGATGGTCGGGCAGGCGGTTCCCAGCCTTGCGCCCTCGGAAGGCACGCTCTACTTCCACAAGACCGAGTGCTTCTGCTTCAACCAGCAACCGCTTGAAGCCGGCGAAAGCACTGAAATGCCCCTGATTTTTATCGTCGATAAAGACCTGCCGGCGCACATCACGAAACTCACCCTGTCCTATACGCTTTACGATCAGGGCAAGCAGCCGGCGGTAACGCAAACTTCCCGGAAAGACACAACAACAAACGATAACGGATAAGCCATCGGAGACTGTCATGGCGGAAAACCAGACCTACTACGTTCCGGAACAGAGCAAGTGGCCCATCATTGCGACGGTTGGCCTCGGCGTGACCCTCTATGGGGTTGCGGCCATCATGGTCAACGGCAAGCAGGGCGAGAGCACCACCGGTGCCTGGATCATGTTCATGATTGGCGCCATCATCATGGCGTACATGTTGTTCGGTTGGTTCGGGAACGTCATCAAGGAAAGCCGGGCCGGGCTTTACAGTCCGCAGATGGATCGTTCTTTCCGCTGGGGCATGAGCTGGTTTATTTTCTCGGAAGTGATGTTCTTCGCCGCGTTTTTCGGGGCCCTGTTCTACGTTCGGGTTTTCGCTGTGCCCTGGCTGGGTGGCGAGGGCGACCGGGGTTCCTCCAACATGCTGTGGGAAGGCTTTCAGTCGAGCTGGCCCCTCATCAATAATCCTAGCCCGGAGGCCTACCCCGGACCCAAAGAGGTCATCAGTGCCTGGGGCTTGCCGTTAATGAATACCATTCTGCTGGTGACATCTTCCTTCACGGTAACCGTGGCTCACCATGCCCTGAAGGCGGGCAATCGGGCGAAAACCAAGCTCTGGCTCGCCCTTACCATTGCGCTGGCCATCGTATTCGTGTTTGTCCAGGGCTACGAGTACATGCACGCCTATCAGGACCTCGACCTGACCCTGCAATCCGGGATCTACGGCAGCACCTTCTTCATGCTGACAGGCTTCCACGGGGCACATGTGATTCTCGGGTCACTGATGCTGATCATCATGCTGATTCGCATAAACAAAGGCCACTTCACGGCCGATAATCACTTCGGGTTTGAAGCGGCGGCCTGGTACTGGCACTTTGTGGACGTGGTGTGGCTTGGTCTCTTTGTCTTTGTCTACATTCTCTGAAAAAGGCTGATCAGGGCGTCGGGTTCAATGTCAGGGCGCCCTGCCACAGAGCAATCAGAATGACCGCCAGGAGCAGTATGCTGAGTGTGACCCGAACCGCCAGGGAGTTCACCACCCGGTTGGTTTTGCCGCCATCCTTGATGAGAAAGAACAGGCCACTGAACAGACTCACCACGACGGCAAGCATCAAAAAAATGATAAAGCCCTTGAGCATGGGAGTTCCTGTTTTGTTGGTGCAGTGAATGTCCGGGCAGGAACAGGTTCCAGACCCGTTGAGGTCACTATAGCAGAGCATGTCTGATTCGCAGGGCCAACACCGTCAATGGCACTTTGACTGGCGATTGCTGGTGTTCAGCGGCGTCTTCCTGCCCATACTTATCGGCCTCGGTGTCTGGCAGCTGAATCGGGCGGAAGAAAAACAGCTTCTCCTGAACCAGTGGCAGCAGGAAGCGGAAAACCGGGCCTGGCAGGACATGGTGTCCGGTGATCTGACCCGTGGTCGGCCTCTGACACTGACCGGGATGTACGGAAGCCGAAACTGGCTGCTGGATAACCGGACCCGTGATGGCATCCCGGGTTATGAAGTCCTGACAGAGTTTCGTCCTCTGGAAGGGCCGCCGGTGGTGGTTAATCGCGGTTGGGTTCAGGCGCCGAGAACCCGGGATCAGCTCCCGCAGCTGGAAACGCCGGAAGGGATTTTTACCCTGGAAGGACGACTCAGTGACTATCCGGTGCCGCCGGTGCTGGTGGATCAGCCAGAGGCAGGCGGTCCGTGGCCCCGGCGGGTACAGAGTCTGTCCGGAGAGGCCGCACGAAAGGAGATTCCGGATCTTCCCGACAAAATAGTAAGGCTTTCCGGCAATCGCCAGCCGGGAGCTTACCGGGCTGACTGGGAACCGGACCTGATGGGGCCACAAACCCATTACGGATATGCCACGCAATGGTTTGCGCTGGCCGTGGCGCTGACTATATTGACTATAGTGGCGAGTTACCGAAAGACAGGAGCCAATAATGACAATGACAATGGCTAACCGGATATCCAACCAGGAACACAACGAAGGGCCAACCCCGGAACAGGTGCGTCGCGGCCGTCGCACGGCATTCCTCCTGTTTGCGTTGGGTTTTGGCCCGATGATTGTTGCAACCATCATGTTTTATACCGGCTGGCTGAACCCGGCCGGCCACACCAATAACGGCGTTTTGCTCCAGCCAGTGGCCCCGGTTTCAACGCTCAATCTCGAAACGGCTTCCGGTACTCCGTTGGCAGAACGCTTTGGCCCGGAAAAAATCGATCCGGACTGGCTCATGATTGTGGCTGCCGGCCAATGTGGCAGTCAGTGCGAAGAGCTGCTCTATCTGGCCAGGCAGGTGAATATCGCCCTTGGCAAGAACGCCAACCGGGTCTCCCGGGCTGCCGCACTGGGTAGTGTGCCCTCCGATCTGCAGGCGCGTTGGTCCTCCGAATACAGCTCCATGGAGCGCCTTGTGCCTGCGGCGGGTGCCCGGCCGGACTGGCCAGCCGGTATCAATCCGGAAGCGGAGCCGCGCATCCTGCTGGTTGATCCGTTCGGTAATGTGATGATGCATTACGGTTCCGAGCATACTGGTAAGGATATGCTGGAGGACCTGAAACACCTGCTCAAACTGTCGCAGATCGGTTAATGGCCAGAGCGGAGAGTCAGCCTTGAATCAGTCATCTGTTTCCCCAACCACGGCAGCCCACAAGATGGCAAAGTGGGCAACCTTTGCCGTTTTGCTGGCGGTTGTCGTGATCATGCTGGGTGCCTGGACCCGCCTGGTGCACGCAGGGCTGGGGTGTCCTGACTGGCCCGGGTGCTACGGTTTTCTCACGGTGCCCCAGAGCGAATCGAACATTGCCATCGCGAATGCCCGTTTTCCCGATACGCCGGTGGATGTGCAAAAAGGCTGGCCCGAGATGATCCACCGTTACGCCGCCGGCACCCTGGGGCTGGTGGTGTTCGGCCTGGCGGCCTACGCGGTTCGTAACCGGCGCAAGGGTGTTCCGGTAAAGCTGCCTTTGTTTATCGCTGGTTTCATCATTCTTCAGGGCGCTTTCGGCATGTGGACGGTGACCCTGAAACTGTGGCCCCAGGTGGTGGCGCTGCACCTGCTTGGCGGCTTTACCACCCTGAGTCTCCTGACGCTGCTGGCCCTCCGGTTGCGACGTCAGGCCAGACGGACAGGGGGATCGGGAGCCCCCGCCATCCAATGCCCTGTCCGGTTTCCGGCCCTGGCTCTATGGCGGGCTGCTGTTAGTGGTGATGCAGATTGCCCTGGGGGCCTGGACAGCGGCCAACTACGCGGCCGTTGCCTGTACCGATCTGCCCACCTGTCAGGGCCAGTGGTGGCCTGAGGGCATGGATTTTCGGCACGGCTTTGACGTGACCCAGCACGTGGGGCCGAACTATCTGGGTGGTCAACTGACGGCGGATGGCCGGGTGGCCATTCATGTCACTCACAGACTTGGTGCCATGCTGGTGCTGGTCTATTTCGCAGCATTACTGACGTTGATGTGGCGTCGACGTGGTGATTCCGGGCTGGATAACGCCATCCGGCTGGTGGCGGTCCTGCTGGGTGTTCAGATCCTGTTGGGTCTGGCCAACGTGATTTTCCATATTCCCCTGTCCATCGCCGTGGCCCACAACGCCATGGGCGCAGGTCTGCTGTTGTCAGTCATTCACCTGATCTGGCGGCATCAGCTATTACTCGAACCACATAGCATCCCGGCAACACACACAACAACAATGAACCAGGAGGTTACGGCATGAGCGAGCAAGTGGAAGCACTGCCGGCCCAGGCAATTGCGAGCGACTCCAGAACAACCATTTCCTGGCGTGACTACCTGGAGCTGACCAAGCCCAGGGTTGTCGCGCTGATGATCCTCACATCGGTTATCGGGATGCTGCTGGCGGCGCCAGGCGTGCCCGGTTGGGGCGTGTTGGTCTGGGGCAATCTGGGTATCGCCCTGCTGGCCGGCGCGGCTGCGGTGGTCAACCATGTGGTAGACCAGAAAATTGACACCGTCATGGCTCGCACCCGCAAGCGCCCGGTGGCCACAGGCAAGATCTCGCCTGTGGATGCGATCCTGTTCGCAACGATACTCGCGTGTGTTGGTATGGCCGTGCTGATGTGGCAGGTGAACCACCTCACTGCCTGGCTGACCCTCGCCTCCCTGGTGGGTTACGCCGGTGTCTATACCCTGTTCCTCAAGCGTGCTACGCCCCAGAACATCACCATCGGTGGTCTTGCCGGAGCCATGCCACCGCTGTTGGGGTGGACCGCTGTGACCGGCCAGGTTGAGGGCCACGCTCTGCTGCTTGTGCTGATCATTTTCGCCTGGACCCCGCCGCATTTCTGGGCTCTGGCTATCCATCGCAAGGAAGAGTACGCCAAGGCGGGCATTCCCATGCTGCCGGTCACCCATGGCAACAAGTTCACCGAGCTGCACATCCTGCTCTACACCCTGATGTTGCTGGCAGTCAGTCTGCTACCTTTTGTCACAGGCATGTCCGGCGGTATCTACCTGGTGGGCGCCCTGGCCCTTGGCCTGCGCTTTCTGCAGTATGCGGTAAGGCTGTTGAAGGGTGACGATCGGCGGGTGGCCCTGAATACCTTCAAGTATTCCATCACTTACCTCATGGCCCTGTTTGTGGTATTGCTTGTGGATCATTTTGTATTCTTCTGAGTCAGACATTGTGCTGACGCAGGCGGGGATGGCTTTCCGAAACACGCTGTAAATACGTCCGTGTACGCTCGGCTACGCCATCCATGGCTCCGCACGGTTTCGGAAAGCCATCCCCGCTTGCTTATCTGATCAACGAAGTGGACCACCCATGAAAAGCTCCAGCTCTATTCGCCTTACCCTGTTCTGCCTTCTGCTAATCGTTGTTCTGATCTTTGGGCTGGTTGTCGGACGGCAGGTGTTCCTGGTGGGCAACGAGGAACCGATTCCGGCGCCGGAGCTGACGGAGTTCAATACGTATGTCTATGATCAGCCTCGGCAATTGACAGAGTTCACGCTGACGGATGAGAACGGTGAAACGGTCACACGGGAGAGTCTGAGGGGTCGCTGGACCATTGCATTCGTGGGCTACACCAATTGCCCGGATATTTGCCCGGCAGCCATGGCCAATTTGCGCCAGACCGACAAACTGCTGTCCAAGGAATTGCCCCAGCCTGACTATCTGCTGGTCAGCGCCGATCCGGAGCACGATACGCCGGAGAAACTCAAAGCCTACACGGACTTCTTCGGTGAAAATTTCCATGGTCTGACCGGAGATCTGGACACCCTGCGGGAACTGGCCAAAAGCCTGAACGCGGTGTTTGTCCATCGTGAGGTCGATGATGAGCTGCTGGTGGATCACAGCGGCCATTTTGCGCTGCTGAACCCCGACGGCGAACTTGCTGCTGTAATCCAGCCGCCCCATAATCCGCACAACCTGGCCGAGGCCTTTGAGCGGATTTACCAGTGGGCAAAGGCCAATCGTGAACGGGTGAGCTCCTGACGCTTCAGAAACCCGGAATCCGATGCTCCCTATTGATGCCATTCTTCCAGACCTGAAAGCGGCCCTGGAACGCACGACTACCGTACTTCTGCAGGCTCCGCCCGGTGCCGGTAAAACCACCCGTGTGCCTGCCGCCCTTCTGGATGCGCCCTGGCGCGGTGACGGCAAGATCCTGATGCTGGAGCCCCGTCGGCTTGCAGCTCGCTCTGCCGCCCGTTTCATGGCCCGGCAACTCAATGAACAGCCCGGCCAGACGGTAGGCTATCGCACAAGGCTGGATACCCGTGTGTCTGCGGCCACCCGGATCGAAGTCGTGACCGAAGGCATCCTGACGCGGCTGATCCAGGCGGATCCGATGCTGGAGGAGTACGCGGCGGTCATCTTTGATGAGTTCCATGAGCGCTCTTTGCAGGCGGATCTGGGCCTGGCCCTGGTGCGGGAATCGCAGCAGGCGTTGCGGGAGGATCTGCGGTTGCTGGTGATGTCCGCAACCCTGGATACCGGGCCGATTGCGCAAGTGCTTGGAGACGTTCCCGTAATAACCAGTGAAGGACGGGCGTTTCCGGTCGATGTTCATTACCGGCCGTTGCCGCGCAGTGGCCGCATGGTGGATCAGGTTACCGCTGTGGTTCGGGAGGCATTGGCTGAACAAAGCGGCTCACTGCTGGTGTTTCTGCCCGGTGTGGGTGAGATACGTCGGGTTGAGCAACAGCTCCGTGCAAACCTGCCGGACCGGGTGATGCTTGCTCCGCTATACGGCAACCTGAAATCGGAGCAGCAGGACCAGGCAATCTCGCCGGCTCCCGAAGGCCAACGCAAGGTGGTGTTGGCTACGGCTATTGCCGAAACCAGCCTGACCATTGAAGGGGTTCGGGTTGTTATCGATTGTGGTCAGCAGCGTCGGGCCGTGTTTGATCCCAACAGTGGCATGACCCGCCTGGTTACTGGCCGGGTATCCAGGGCTTCTGCGGAACAGCGTAAAGGCCGGGCCGGCCGGATGGAGCCCGGGGTCTGTTATCGATTGTGGAGCGAATCGGAACAGTTCGGATTGGCCGATTACACGCCTCCCGAAATTCTGGAGGCCGATCTGGCACCCTTGGTGCTGGAATTGGCCCAGTGGGGCGCGCGGGAAGCCGATGCCGTCGCCTGGATTGATAAGCCCCCTGCCGCCCATTGGAGGCAGGCTGTGGCCCTCCTGCAGTGGCTCGATCTGCTCGATTCAGACGGAGCCATTACGGACCACGGCAAAGCGGCCCGGGAGCTGGGTATACACCCGCGACTGGCGCATATGGTGCTGAAAGGCCGTTCTATAGGGCTCGGAGGCGCGGCTGCGGCCGTGGCCGCCTTGTTGGAAGAGCGTGATCTCCTGGGCCCCGGAACTGGTGCGGACATGCACGAGCGGGTTCGGGTGTTCTTCGGGGAACGGCGGGATCGCACGCTGGATGTCGCTCGCCTGAAGGCTGTACGCCAGTCGGCCCGGCGTCTTTCCGGGCCCGGGGCGACTGAGGCAACACCGCCCACGGAGACCGAGATCGGCCGATTGCTTGCCCTGGCCTATCCGGACCGTATTGCCAGGCGGCGATCGGATAAGGCGGCAAGGTATCAGCTCAGTAATGGCAAAGGTGCGGTACTGAGAGAGGATGATCCCCTGGCCCGGCACGAGTGGCTGGTGGCGGCCGAGCTGGATGGCCAGGCCCGCGAAGCCACGATTTACCTGGCCGCGCCGGTGGACATTCCGGACCTGGAGCTCGACCTGGCTGACCACATAAAGGAGATCGAAGAGGCGCTGTGGGACGACAGCCAGGGTAAAATTCTGGCGCGACGTGCGCGAAAACTGGGTGAACTCGTGCTTGAGGAAAAGCCGCTTGGCCGGGTGGATCCGGAACTGGTCCGGCAGGGGCTGCTCAGTGCGATTCGGAAGAAGGGCCTGGAAAGCCTGCCCTGGAGTGATGGCAGTCGCCAGTGGCGTGCCCGATTGAGGTTGCTCGCCAGAACCTTCCCGGATTCCGGCTGGCCGGACACCGATGACGCGGCGCTACTGGATAATCTCGAGGTTTGGCTGGGCCCGTTTCTGGTCGGCATGACCCGATGGTCCGATCTGGCCCGGATCGACCTGCTGGCGGCCCTTAACAGCCTGATTGATTACCCGGCCCAGCAGCAACTTCAGAGTCTGGCGCCAACACACCTGACCATACCGACCGGCCAGCGGGTGAGTCTGGATTACACCGCCGACAATGGCCCGGTGTTGGCAGCCAAGCTCCAGGCGCTGTTTGGCTGGAAAGAAACCCCTGCCGTTGCCGGTGGGCGGGTACCGGTGGTGCTTCATCTGTTGTCCCCCGCGCAACGACCTCTGGCGGTCACCGCAGATCTGGCCGGTTTCTGGCGTAACGCCTACCCTGAGGTGCGCAAGGATATGCGTGGGCGGTATCCCAAGCATCCCTGGCCGGAAGATCCGTTTACCGCCGAGGCTCAGCAGGGCACGAAAAAACGCCCAACTCGCTGATGCGTTTGCTGACCAGCGCGTGTGGCACCCGCTCAAAATAGATATTCCGTGGCGTTATCCAGTCTCCCGGCGGTGCGTTGAGTTCTTCCGCGGGCATTTCCTCGAGTTCAACCGACCCGGGGTCGGCGTCGCTGTTCCGGAAGCTGTCGGCAAGAACCCAGAGGGGCTTCCCGGCCGCATGGGCCGCCAGAGCCAACAAGTGTGTACCGCTTTTGTTGATAAAATGCCCATTGGAAAGCCAGGTATCGCATCCGGTGATCACTAGGTCAGCCTGGGGCACAAACAGCCCCATCTGCGCATCGGTGATCAGGGTGACGGGTATGGCTAGCTCGTTCAGCGCCCGTGCCAGGGAGTGGCCCTCGAAGCCCGGGCTGCTCTGGGTGCAGATGACAGAGAAGGCCTGGCGCTGTTGCGCCATGTTCCGAAACAGCGCCAGCACCGCGGAGCTGGCGCTATGGGTCAGTATCACCGGCGACCC from Marinobacter adhaerens HP15 encodes the following:
- the ctaD gene encoding cytochrome c oxidase subunit I, whose amino-acid sequence is MSAVADTHAQDHHHGPAKGISRWLLTTNHKDIGTMYLIFSFAMFLLGGSMAMVIRAELFQPGLQIVQPEFFNQMTTMHGLIMVFGAVMPAFVGLANWMLPLMIGAPDMALPRMNNWSFWLLPCAFLILVSTLFMEGGGPNFGWTFYAPLSTTYGPPSTTFFIFAVHIMGISSIMGAINVIATILNLRAPGMTLMKMPLFVWTWLITAFLLIAVMPVLAGVVTMMLMDINFGTSFFDASGGGDPVLFQHVFWFFGHPEVYIMILPAFGAVSHIIPAFSRKPLFGYASMVYAVGAIALLSFVVWAHHMFTVGIPIVGQLFFMYATMLIAVPTGVKVFNWVATMFRGSLTFEAPMLFAVAFVILFTIGGFSGLMLAIAPADFQYHDTYFVVAHFHYVLVPGAIFGIFASAYFWLPKWTGHMYDETLAKTHFWLSFVGMNLAFFPMHFLGLAGMPRRIPDYALQFADFNMVSSVGAFMFGATQLLFLFIVVKCIRGGKEAAAKPWDGAEGLEWTVPSPAPYHTFSTPPEVK
- a CDS encoding cytochrome c oxidase assembly protein — its product is MSNQQANKAGASRSTNRVVGWCLAGVVGMFAFGFAMVPLYDVFCEITGINGKTGGRYESTEVAEADMSRTVKVQFLASNGPGMTWKFRPVVRSVEVHPGEPTTVNFYAENPTAEPMVGQAVPSLAPSEGTLYFHKTECFCFNQQPLEAGESTEMPLIFIVDKDLPAHITKLTLSYTLYDQGKQPAVTQTSRKDTTTNDNG
- a CDS encoding cytochrome c oxidase subunit 3; translation: MAENQTYYVPEQSKWPIIATVGLGVTLYGVAAIMVNGKQGESTTGAWIMFMIGAIIMAYMLFGWFGNVIKESRAGLYSPQMDRSFRWGMSWFIFSEVMFFAAFFGALFYVRVFAVPWLGGEGDRGSSNMLWEGFQSSWPLINNPSPEAYPGPKEVISAWGLPLMNTILLVTSSFTVTVAHHALKAGNRAKTKLWLALTIALAIVFVFVQGYEYMHAYQDLDLTLQSGIYGSTFFMLTGFHGAHVILGSLMLIIMLIRINKGHFTADNHFGFEAAAWYWHFVDVVWLGLFVFVYIL
- a CDS encoding twin transmembrane helix small protein: MLKGFIIFLMLAVVVSLFSGLFFLIKDGGKTNRVVNSLAVRVTLSILLLAVILIALWQGALTLNPTP
- a CDS encoding SURF1 family protein translates to MSDSQGQHRQWHFDWRLLVFSGVFLPILIGLGVWQLNRAEEKQLLLNQWQQEAENRAWQDMVSGDLTRGRPLTLTGMYGSRNWLLDNRTRDGIPGYEVLTEFRPLEGPPVVVNRGWVQAPRTRDQLPQLETPEGIFTLEGRLSDYPVPPVLVDQPEAGGPWPRRVQSLSGEAARKEIPDLPDKIVRLSGNRQPGAYRADWEPDLMGPQTHYGYATQWFALAVALTILTIVASYRKTGANNDNDNG
- the cyoE gene encoding heme o synthase, yielding MSEQVEALPAQAIASDSRTTISWRDYLELTKPRVVALMILTSVIGMLLAAPGVPGWGVLVWGNLGIALLAGAAAVVNHVVDQKIDTVMARTRKRPVATGKISPVDAILFATILACVGMAVLMWQVNHLTAWLTLASLVGYAGVYTLFLKRATPQNITIGGLAGAMPPLLGWTAVTGQVEGHALLLVLIIFAWTPPHFWALAIHRKEEYAKAGIPMLPVTHGNKFTELHILLYTLMLLAVSLLPFVTGMSGGIYLVGALALGLRFLQYAVRLLKGDDRRVALNTFKYSITYLMALFVVLLVDHFVFF
- a CDS encoding SCO family protein, with amino-acid sequence MKSSSSIRLTLFCLLLIVVLIFGLVVGRQVFLVGNEEPIPAPELTEFNTYVYDQPRQLTEFTLTDENGETVTRESLRGRWTIAFVGYTNCPDICPAAMANLRQTDKLLSKELPQPDYLLVSADPEHDTPEKLKAYTDFFGENFHGLTGDLDTLRELAKSLNAVFVHREVDDELLVDHSGHFALLNPDGELAAVIQPPHNPHNLAEAFERIYQWAKANRERVSS
- the hrpB gene encoding ATP-dependent helicase HrpB → MLPIDAILPDLKAALERTTTVLLQAPPGAGKTTRVPAALLDAPWRGDGKILMLEPRRLAARSAARFMARQLNEQPGQTVGYRTRLDTRVSAATRIEVVTEGILTRLIQADPMLEEYAAVIFDEFHERSLQADLGLALVRESQQALREDLRLLVMSATLDTGPIAQVLGDVPVITSEGRAFPVDVHYRPLPRSGRMVDQVTAVVREALAEQSGSLLVFLPGVGEIRRVEQQLRANLPDRVMLAPLYGNLKSEQQDQAISPAPEGQRKVVLATAIAETSLTIEGVRVVIDCGQQRRAVFDPNSGMTRLVTGRVSRASAEQRKGRAGRMEPGVCYRLWSESEQFGLADYTPPEILEADLAPLVLELAQWGAREADAVAWIDKPPAAHWRQAVALLQWLDLLDSDGAITDHGKAARELGIHPRLAHMVLKGRSIGLGGAAAAVAALLEERDLLGPGTGADMHERVRVFFGERRDRTLDVARLKAVRQSARRLSGPGATEATPPTETEIGRLLALAYPDRIARRRSDKAARYQLSNGKGAVLREDDPLARHEWLVAAELDGQAREATIYLAAPVDIPDLELDLADHIKEIEEALWDDSQGKILARRARKLGELVLEEKPLGRVDPELVRQGLLSAIRKKGLESLPWSDGSRQWRARLRLLARTFPDSGWPDTDDAALLDNLEVWLGPFLVGMTRWSDLARIDLLAALNSLIDYPAQQQLQSLAPTHLTIPTGQRVSLDYTADNGPVLAAKLQALFGWKETPAVAGGRVPVVLHLLSPAQRPLAVTADLAGFWRNAYPEVRKDMRGRYPKHPWPEDPFTAEAQQGTKKRPTR
- a CDS encoding translation initiation factor eIF-2B; amino-acid sequence: MQELDARAESLLAALKADSRSGATQLALNTLDQLLSYLDEVEPEGETFLRLLAELRAARPSMIVIGNALAMIEQRLSSDVQVARQAIMDIRDQLENATGTIARHAIDLLPGSPVILTHSASSAVLALFRNMAQQRQAFSVICTQSSPGFEGHSLARALNELAIPVTLITDAQMGLFVPQADLVITGCDTWLSNGHFINKSGTHLLALAAHAAGKPLWVLADSFRNSDADPGSVELEEMPAEELNAPPGDWITPRNIYFERVPHALVSKRISELGVFSCPAEPRR